The genome window CAAACTTTTCTGGCCAAATCAATTTCTTGTTCTTTGGTTAAAAGTGGAATCCGCCCAATGTCCCGTAAATAGAGCCTGACAGAATCTCTTGAGTTGGGGGGACGATGGACGGACTGATTTTTTTCCGAAAAAGTCACGGTAGGAAGTTTTCCAGAGGAAGACGGTGAAGCAGAAGATAATTCTTCAAAAGACGAGGCTCGGACATTTTCTGGGCGAAAATAAAACTTTGACATAATCGCTGTTCTTTTCCTAATGTGACTTATTCGATTTCCCTCAATATACACCAAAAAAAAAAATTCGCTACATTTTTTGTAAAAAAACTTTAATCATCTTCGAAAATATACACATTTTAGTTAAGTTGTGATAAGAAAAATGGTTTGGAGCCAAGAGTGTTTATATGTTCAAGGTTTTAAAATAAACAAAGCAAAGCTCATATTTTAATGGTTAATAATGCACTAACGTTCGGTTATACTCATTTATGAAACCTAGGACAACAGGTTATTATGAACATGTGCGAAACGTTATTAGTATGACATTAAGTAATGATTGTATCTGATCCTCTATCCCTCCAGTTAACAGATCTTTTTCCTTCCAATGGTTCTTTTAACTCCCAGTTTGTTGGTGTTGCCCCTCAGAAAACCGAGGTTAAGGCACAGCAAGAGTGGTACAGTGCGATCGTATCTATACAACAATTATTACACTTAACTATTTCCCCCCAATGCCCCAAGACAGTACAGGGGGTAGTAATTTCATCACCCACTCCAGCCATTACCCACACAGAATTGGTAGGCCACCTAGAAGTTGCCGTTTTTTCCCCCTCCCTAGAAGGAAAAATGATACTTCCCGCTTGTGAAAAAAATACCGTTGTCACAGATCAACTTTTTTCCCCCATTAATATCCCCCTACAAGGGCAAGACTCCCTCAACAACGAAGATTTTTGTCTTGTGTTAACTAATGAGTTTAGCTGTCTCTTAGTAAAAGGAATAAACTCCCATAAACAAAGTATTTTTAACTTTTCTTTTGATCCAGATTTGATTAATCAAGCATGGGTTTTATTAAGAAAAAAATTAGTTATTAACTACCAATATCAAGAAAACTATTTACAAGAGTTAATAAATAAATTTAGTCCTAGAAGTCCTCACTACAAAATAGTAAGTCATTTTAGTCAGTGTTTATTAGAAAATCTCAGATTAACTGAGTTAAAAAAATCAGAAGAAATTATTTCTCAAACAGAAAAAAAACGTCATCAAAGTATTTCTCTCAAGAAAACACCTCTACCTCCTTATCCAGAAATTGAGTTATTACAAGCCCTCACCCACGAAATTAGAACTCCTCTAACTTCCATTAAAACTCTTACGAAATTGTTACAGAAAAAAGCAAAATCATTTCCCGAATTAACTAAATATTTAGAGATGATAGAGCAAGAATGTAGTGAACAAATTAACAGAATGGATCTAATTTTTCGGGTAGCAGAATTAGAAGCAACTCCCCATAAACAAAAAGAACTTAATTTAGTTCCTGTATGCCTAGAACAAATCTTAAATCAAACTATTCCTATCTGGAAAAGACAAGCCCAAAGAAGAAATATTGTTCTTGATTTTATCGTACCCCAAAAGTTACCCCAAGTAGTAAGCGACCCCGTGATTTTAACCCAAATGTTGGGGGGATTAATGGAAAAATTTACTCGAAATATTCCTAGTGGGGGACATTTTCAGGTGTTAGTTTTACCGTCAGGAGATCAACTTAAATTACAATTTTTATCAGAGTCAAATTTGAATAGTAATCAGGTAAAATGTCTAGGCAAATTACTTTTGTTTCAACCAGAAACGGGTAGTTTATCTCTAAATCCTGATGTGACTAAACACATTTTTAATGTGTTGGGTGGTAAGTTAATTATTAAACAAAATCAAAATAAGGGTGAAGTTTTAACGGTTTTTCTTCCCCTCGGAAAACAAAAAAGAACCACTAACCATCCACAATTAACAATGGATAGTTAGGAGTTACTACTAAAGTGGAAATGTTCGTAAAATAAAACTCTTACAAATATTATTCTTCTCACAAAATAGCCCAATTGTAGTAATTATCATGGTTACTGGGTACAAAACGATCCTCCTAAATCCCCCGCAAATTCGGGGGACTTGAGAACAATAAATGCACCTCATAGTTACAAAAAACGCTATATTATTGACATAGATGATAAATTATTTAAAATAAATACTATTTAAAATACACGGTCATTTTTACTTATACTTAACCCCTGTAGAGACGTAACACCCTAATTATCCTTAATGGCATGATAATCAGGAACTTTACCCCATGCAAACTTGAGGGAGTTGGATAGATTTTTGTTGGCACTCGTCACAAAGATAATGAGGGCGATAACTGCCATAAATCCTGCAATGGCAAAAAGGAGAGGATAGCCACCAAAGTCGAGGAATATTGAGCCGATGACGGCGCTACCAAGGGCTACTCCGATGTCGAAACCACCGACACAGAGGGAAAATGTTTTGCCTCTTTCTTTGAAGTTACAACGATCTGAAATGAGGGCGAGGGTAACGGGAATAAGCATTCCAGCCCCTGCTCCTTCAAATAGGGCGGCTACAATGAGGGCGGAGGGGGTTATGGCGGATACTAACAAAATCATGGAAATGATATAACAAAAAAGGCTGACGGTGATGAAACGCCCTCTACCATAGACATCGGAGGCTTGACCTGCAAAAAATCGGACGGAAAAAGAGGCGATCGCTGTTCCTGTGTAAAAAAGACCAACGTTAAAGTTAATATCTAATTCTCTGATGTGAAGGGGAAGAAAGGTGATGATGGTACTAAACAGTGAGCCGACTAAAAGTAATACTAAGGCAGGTACCAGAAAAGAACGGTCTAAAAATAATTCTTTGAAACCACGACTATAGTTGTCTTTTTGTGAGGTGGGATTGTGGGCGGATGCTTTTTGTTTTTCTCTGATTTGCTGTTGTCTTTCGGGGGGAAATTCCCTCACCCGACAGGCGAGAAAGAGGGACAGAAATCCACATATTGCACAGAAGGAAAATAAAACTTGATAGGTGCTATACTCTTGTAAAAAACCTCCCACCGCCGGCCCTACTGCCATACCGAGGGGTATTACTAAGCTCATATAGCCGATTAGTTCTCCTTTTTGTTTGGGGGGTGATATGTCCACCACAAGGGCGCTGTAACCTGTGGTAAAGGCGGCGATGCTGATGCCGTGAAATGCTCTAATGGCCATCAGTTGGGGAATTTCGTTGAACAATAAGTAACACATAGGGGCGATCGCCGCTACCGTTGCACCGATGAGAATAATTACTTTACGGCTGGGGTAATAAACCAGACTACCGAATATTGATTTACCTAAATTGAAGATAAATTGATTAATAGTTTTAGGAAAAGGGCTTTTCTGTAAACAAAGGTTGAGGCTTTCATCGGCTAACTGTCCTAACCATACTCTAGAGCCTAATAAACCGATGGCAAAGAAACTCATCACTAGGGCTACTTGTTTAGGGGCGGCACCCATATCTTCTATGTAAGCAGGAAGGGTGGGAAGCAATGATGACATACTCATCCAAAATAGTAACCCCGAGGCGAATAAAATGGCGATGTCTATTAGTTTTTGGCGCTCGATGGTTTGAAATACCTTCAGAAAATTCACTGTTTGTGACTAATTTTGTTACAAAAGTTCATCTTCTATTATCCCTTAAAAAAAATATTACGGCAGTTCTACGGAGCTGGGTTTGGCGATGTGGGGTAACCCCCAACCTAGTTTTTCTCTGAGAATGCGGAAAAATTCGGGGGATTGCAAACGGATAAATCTGGCATCATAGGGCGATCGCACCATACGCACTTGATCATCCGGCAAAATATAACATCCAGCGTTACCATCTCCTACCATCACCATTTGATTGTTGGTGGCAGGATAAATCGTGACAGGCTCTTTGTCAGAAAAAACTAATGCCCGTGAAGCGAGGGAATGGGGGCAAATAGGAGCCAGTTGAAACACAGGTACATCAGGAGTTACCACAGGCCCCCCCGCACTGAGGGAGTAAGCCGTTGAACCCGTGGGGGTGGAAATAATTACTCCGTCGGCGGCAATATCTACGGGGGCGTGTCTGCCGATTTTTATTTCAAAATGACACATACTCGTGAGGGGTTCTCGGTGTACTACTACTTCATTAAGGCAAAGGGCTTCCCAAAGTTTGACCTTGTCTCGAACCACATTTACCTCAATCATCGATCGCACCTCAACCTCATAATCTCCCTTAAGTACCTGTGCGATCGCCGTATCAAGCTGATTAAGATAAATTTCGGTCAAAAAGCCCAAATGTCCTGTATTCACCGTCAAAACAGGAATATTGTGGGGAGCAACCTGACGACAAGCCGATAAAACCGTACCATCTCCCCCCAACACAATGGCGAGTTTCATGTCCTTGTCAAATTCTGGCTCCGCTATCTGTTCGATAGGGCTATGACATACGGGGCGATCGGGATAAGAATAACCTAAAATACCAGTGTAGCCCGTGGCTAAGTAAACATCGTAACCCTTTGCCGTTAAACTTGATTGTAATTCCGCAGCGATTTGACAGGCAATAGGTTTTACATCGTTGTAGATAACACCGATTTTAGGCATCAATAAATATTCCTAGTAAAATTTGACCGAGAAAGACTTAAGTTCCCATAACACCATAGGCATTATACCAGAATCAGCGATTTTTCCCCATGAACTTTAATTATTTTCACTTTTAAACTCAGATTTTTAAGAAAATTTTAAGGGGTTATGGAGTCGTTTTCCTATGCTTTTACTATTGTTATCGAGATTTTAAACTATTAATTTGATTTTGAGCATCGCTAATTAACATCTGTGCTTCGGCGTAAGATGTTGAATTTGGATCTATGTCTTGTAAAATATTTATTATTTCTTGAATTTGAACAATACGCCGATTAATATTATTTGGTGAATCTTCCATATTTACTGTACTAGAACGATAATTATTAATTAAATCTTCGGCTTTATTAAAATTACGTAAAGAATCTTCTTCTGCCTCTTTTCTTAATCTTACATCTCGTAAACTGTCTTCATATTCAACAATAATACGGTTAGCTTGACGATAGCCCTCTAAGTCGTCACGAGAAATTTGTTTTAATTCACCAATAGCCCTTTCCCATAAATTTTCAATCTCTGACCATTCACTTACCGTGTAGGGGGGATTTTGTCCTCTTACTTTAGCCAAATTAGCAAAATCTTGAGCGGTACTAATAAAAGTAACTAACCTTTCATTATTAGCAGAAAAACCCACGACATCTTCAAAATCTAATTGATGAGCAACCAATTTTTGTTGAGCAATAGTACCCGCAAAAGTAGATGGAGAAATCAAGTTAAATTCATTAAGCATAGTGCGCCATTGTTGAATTATTTGTCTTCTTTCTGTGTCAGAATTACTATTTTGATATTGATTTTTAATTTCTGTGAGTTGGTTTTCTAGTCTATTTAAAGTAGTTTTAGCATTATTTCCTTGAAAAATTTTCGCCTCTAATTCTCCTACCTTTCTGCGCATTTCTACAAATCTTGAACCAGAAAAACTAGAACGATAAAGAGAACGAGAACCACTGTATCCCATTAAGTCATTTTGAGCAACAATAGGAATATTATCTAAATAAATCTTACCTTCTTGCAATCTTTGGGAACCTAATTCAAGGTCAGAAAAATCGGTGGCACTATCAATTAATTGTTCTGCTTGTTCTGTTAAATTAAGAGCTTTTTTGAAATTATTTTCTACTATAATTTGACTAGGCAAAAGTAATACAGGAGCGTGATTATTGATAGGGCGACGAATAGCGGCGTAGGGTAAATTGACGATGTATAAAAATCCGATGGGAATACCCAAACCTATACAGGTAATTAATATTTGCCTAATGGATGATTTAAATTTCGGTTTTGATTTTGATTTTTGAGGAGAATCTTTTGTTTTTGGATTATTAATTTCTTCTTCTAGCTGTTCTAACCTTGTTTTTGATTCGATTTTTGGTGGGGCTAACTCTAGGCTGTTATTTTCTTTTTTTTTCCTAAAAATAGTTTTAAAGAACATGGTAAGCTCAAATATTTGTTATGCATAATATATATTATGCCCGTAAAACATCTTCTAACTCTCATCCAAGAAAAAAAGGGGCTATGGGGGAAGATGTCCCCCTAAAATTAATGGAAAATCAATAACTCGATTAAAAAATTAATTGTCAATTATCCATTATTTAGTGAAATAGGCTTCTAAAGCCTCGGCAACAATTTGATTCATCGCTTTTTTCTCTTCACCAGCAATGGTTTTTAATTTTTGGTACCATTCCTCGTTAACACTGATACGATGTTCATTACGTTTTGCACGGGGTTTCTTTTCGCCTTTTTTCATAGTTTTTTGATTATTAGGTTGATAAGTTTGGGCATATTCTCTGAGGGCATCGAAACCGACACGATTACAGAAGTCGCCAAAGGTTTCATTTTTCTTTTTGCTATCACGAAAGTAAACAAATAGAGGTTCTAAAAACTGCTCTAATTCCGCAATATTGAGTTTTTCTTGGTAGGTACGCGCCAATCTGGTTTGATTTGGGCAACCTCCTAACCACATTTGGTAAACATTGGGGGCCGAACCCACAAACCCTAATTCTGCCATATAAGGGCGCGCACAACCATTGGGGCAACCCGTCATCCGAATGACGAAGGTTTCTTCTGCCATACCTAATTTAGCCAAAAGGGTGTCAATGCGATCGATTATGCTAGGTAAAATTCGCTCTGATTCAGTGGTGGCTAATCCGCAGGTGGGTAGGGCGGGACAAGCCATGGAATAACGGGTAAGATGATTGACGTTATCAGGATCTAATTCTACGCCGTTATTACGGAAAACTTGGTTAATGTCTTCTTGCCATTGGGGATTAATTTCATAAAGAATGATGTTATGGTTAGCACTCAGGCGGGTAGGTAATTCATATTTGGTGATTACTTCCTTGAGGGCGGTTTTGAGTTGGAATTGACCATCATTTTTTACTCTACCGTTTTCTACAGAAATACCAAGGAAAAGTTTACCATCTCCTTGCTCATGCCATCCGAGATAGTCTTCATATTTCCACTTGGGTAGTTTTTTGAAGGATTCTAATTTTTTGCCGAAGTATTCTTGTAGTTTGGTTTTAAATCTTTCTACTCCCCAATCATTGATTAAATACTTCATTCTGGAATGACGGCGGTTAGTGCGATCGCCATAATCCCTTTGAGTAGCGACTACTGCTTTGACTAAATCAAATACATCATCTTTTTTCACATAACCAATTTCATCAGCACTACGGGCAAAGGTTTCCTCTTTACGATGGGTACGTCCCAAACCACCCCCAGCAAGGACATTAAACCCCTGCAATTCGCCTTTTTTATTGGTAATCACCACCAAACTAAGGTCATGGGTATAAATATCAATGGAGTTGTCTCCCGGCACAGTGACAGAACATTTAAACTTACGAGGCATATATTGAGTACCGTAAATAGGCTCTGGGGAGTCCTCAAAATTAGTACCATTTTTGCCTTTTTGGCGGGCTGCTTTGACTTCGGGGGCTTCTTCGGCAGTGATGGCTTTTTCACCATCTAACCAAATCTCATAATAAGCACCACTTTGGGGAGCGAGTAAATCCGCTATTTTGTCGGCATATTCCCAAGCGTATTGATAATCTAACCTATTCTTGTAGGGGGCAGGAGGTGCCATCACATTACGGTTTAAGTCTCCACAAGCCCCTAGGGTAGAACCCATGTTCTGCACAATGGTTTTAATGACGGTTTTAAGATTTTTCTTTAAAATACCGTGGATTTGATAACCCTGTCTGGTGGTAACTCTGAGGGTATGGTTGCCATATTCTTCCGAAAGTTGCTCAAGGGCAAGGTAAAGTTGAGGAGGAATAAACCCTCCTGGGTTACGGGTACGTAACATAAACTGATAGTCTTTTTCTTGCCCTTTTACCCGATTGTCTCGGTTATCTTGTTGATAAGAGCCGTGAAATTTTAATATTTGAATACCATCTTCACTAAAATGGGTGGTATCTTGCTTTAATTCCGTGGCTACTGGTTCTCTTAAAAAGTTACTACGCTCTTTAATTCCTTCCACTTTTGAGCGTTTTTTCTCAATGGTTGAACTGTCTGTCATTACTTTTGTATATTTTTTGTCAGATTCCTATTTACTATTCTAGTGCGATCGCACTTTACCTGCCATTAGAGACACAAAAATTAAAAACAAAAAAACCTACGGATAAATCAAAGGATACTCCTCCACAGGGATGTAAACCCCATCACACTGCCCCTTATAACGATATTCCACCAGAGTAAAATTACCATCTTGCCATTGATAAGTAGCATAACTGCCACAATCTCCCAAACCCCTCGCTTTTCTATCCACCATCAACTGCTCTGTTTCAGGATCAAACTCCAGAGCACCCGTTAACAAAGAAGTTTCTCCAATTTGCAAACTCCCTCCCCGCTCCTCAAAAACAGTAAAACTCAACGTACTAATAAGATGTTCCGCTTGATTAGCATCATAAAATAAATATTGATAACTTCCTTGATACGCCCCCACAAAACAAAAAATTTCTACCAAATATTCAGTAGTATTCAACTCATAAATATTAGTATTTTCATCAGAAATAAGGTGATTCTCACTGTTACAAACGCCTAAATCATCTTTTTCCCCAAGACTTCTAATAATTTCCTCATTATCTAAAGAAGGAACATCTGCCAAGCCTTCCAACCTTATCAAAGGATTATTTTCACATCCTAAAATAAACTGTAGAGTCAGTAGAACGAAAATAAAAAAAGTATTGTGTTGGTATTTAAAAATATTTCGTTTTAACAATTGATAGGAAGTAAAAGAATGAAAGTATTTGCTTAAATGTAATCTTAACTTATAAGATATAGAGTTAAACAACCAAATCATCGAGG of Cyanobacterium sp. HL-69 contains these proteins:
- a CDS encoding quinolene resistance protein NorA; its protein translation is MNFLKVFQTIERQKLIDIAILFASGLLFWMSMSSLLPTLPAYIEDMGAAPKQVALVMSFFAIGLLGSRVWLGQLADESLNLCLQKSPFPKTINQFIFNLGKSIFGSLVYYPSRKVIILIGATVAAIAPMCYLLFNEIPQLMAIRAFHGISIAAFTTGYSALVVDISPPKQKGELIGYMSLVIPLGMAVGPAVGGFLQEYSTYQVLFSFCAICGFLSLFLACRVREFPPERQQQIREKQKASAHNPTSQKDNYSRGFKELFLDRSFLVPALVLLLVGSLFSTIITFLPLHIRELDINFNVGLFYTGTAIASFSVRFFAGQASDVYGRGRFITVSLFCYIISMILLVSAITPSALIVAALFEGAGAGMLIPVTLALISDRCNFKERGKTFSLCVGGFDIGVALGSAVIGSIFLDFGGYPLLFAIAGFMAVIALIIFVTSANKNLSNSLKFAWGKVPDYHAIKDN
- the ppnK-2 gene encoding NAD+ kinase, which gives rise to MPKIGVIYNDVKPIACQIAAELQSSLTAKGYDVYLATGYTGILGYSYPDRPVCHSPIEQIAEPEFDKDMKLAIVLGGDGTVLSACRQVAPHNIPVLTVNTGHLGFLTEIYLNQLDTAIAQVLKGDYEVEVRSMIEVNVVRDKVKLWEALCLNEVVVHREPLTSMCHFEIKIGRHAPVDIAADGVIISTPTGSTAYSLSAGGPVVTPDVPVFQLAPICPHSLASRALVFSDKEPVTIYPATNNQMVMVGDGNAGCYILPDDQVRMVRSPYDARFIRLQSPEFFRILREKLGWGLPHIAKPSSVELP
- a CDS encoding Histidine kinase A, N-terminal, with translation MIVSDPLSLQLTDLFPSNGSFNSQFVGVAPQKTEVKAQQEWYSAIVSIQQLLHLTISPQCPKTVQGVVISSPTPAITHTELVGHLEVAVFSPSLEGKMILPACEKNTVVTDQLFSPINIPLQGQDSLNNEDFCLVLTNEFSCLLVKGINSHKQSIFNFSFDPDLINQAWVLLRKKLVINYQYQENYLQELINKFSPRSPHYKIVSHFSQCLLENLRLTELKKSEEIISQTEKKRHQSISLKKTPLPPYPEIELLQALTHEIRTPLTSIKTLTKLLQKKAKSFPELTKYLEMIEQECSEQINRMDLIFRVAELEATPHKQKELNLVPVCLEQILNQTIPIWKRQAQRRNIVLDFIVPQKLPQVVSDPVILTQMLGGLMEKFTRNIPSGGHFQVLVLPSGDQLKLQFLSESNLNSNQVKCLGKLLLFQPETGSLSLNPDVTKHIFNVLGGKLIIKQNQNKGEVLTVFLPLGKQKRTTNHPQLTMDS
- the sir gene encoding sulfite reductase (ferredoxin) Sir; the encoded protein is MTDSSTIEKKRSKVEGIKERSNFLREPVATELKQDTTHFSEDGIQILKFHGSYQQDNRDNRVKGQEKDYQFMLRTRNPGGFIPPQLYLALEQLSEEYGNHTLRVTTRQGYQIHGILKKNLKTVIKTIVQNMGSTLGACGDLNRNVMAPPAPYKNRLDYQYAWEYADKIADLLAPQSGAYYEIWLDGEKAITAEEAPEVKAARQKGKNGTNFEDSPEPIYGTQYMPRKFKCSVTVPGDNSIDIYTHDLSLVVITNKKGELQGFNVLAGGGLGRTHRKEETFARSADEIGYVKKDDVFDLVKAVVATQRDYGDRTNRRHSRMKYLINDWGVERFKTKLQEYFGKKLESFKKLPKWKYEDYLGWHEQGDGKLFLGISVENGRVKNDGQFQLKTALKEVITKYELPTRLSANHNIILYEINPQWQEDINQVFRNNGVELDPDNVNHLTRYSMACPALPTCGLATTESERILPSIIDRIDTLLAKLGMAEETFVIRMTGCPNGCARPYMAELGFVGSAPNVYQMWLGGCPNQTRLARTYQEKLNIAELEQFLEPLFVYFRDSKKKNETFGDFCNRVGFDALREYAQTYQPNNQKTMKKGEKKPRAKRNEHRISVNEEWYQKLKTIAGEEKKAMNQIVAEALEAYFTK